From a single Sparus aurata chromosome 13, fSpaAur1.1, whole genome shotgun sequence genomic region:
- the gabrr3a gene encoding gamma-aminobutyric acid receptor subunit rho-3a yields MRVALLAFRLMCLAWFWPVTQLSGSHFANKRRHKEMYVGENTKQKHGGRVDLKMKKMDSTKSMLIKSEQLLRIEDHDFAMRPGFGGSAIPVGIDVQVESIDSISEVNMDFTMTLYLRHYWQDDRLAFPSSSNKSRTFDARLVKKIWVPDVFFVHSKRSFIHDTTMENIMLRVYPDGNILYSVRITVTALCSMDFSSFPLDTQNCSLELESYAYNENDLMLYWKNGNDSLRTDEIVLSQFFVEDFQPFFGLAFYSSTGWYNRLYINFILRRHIFFFMLQTYFPTMLMVMLSWVSFWIDRRAVPARVSLGITTVLTMSTIITGVSASMPQVSYVKAVDIYLWASFLFVFLSVIEYAAVNYFTTVEEMKKLKRAKIPSSYNATQAMAFDGCFHDNEIDLTSFPEASSTPNTERNTQSRNSTVSGPTEGTRLRRKHPVIQNLSFIMSNSYMIDSYSRVIFPLAYLLFNIIYWSMYA; encoded by the exons ATGAGAGTGGCCCTCCTGGCCTTCAGACTGATGTGCTTGGCCTGGTTCTGGCCTGTCACCCAGCTCAGCGGCAGCCACTTCGCGAACAAGAGGAGACACAAGGAGATGTACGTCGGAGAGAACACCAAACAGAAGCACGGAGG ACGGGTGGATCTAAAGATGAAAAAGATGGACAGCACCAAGTCTATGCTAATAAAGTCTGAGCAGCTACTTCGGATTGAAGACCATGACTTTGCCATGAGGCCAGGCTTTGGAg GTTCAGCTATTCCTGTCGGCATTGACGTCCAGGTGGAGAGCATTGACAGCATCTCTGAAGTAAACATG gaCTTCACCATGACGTTGTACCTGAGGCATTACTGGCAGGATGATCGCCTGGCCTTCCCCTCCAGCAGCAACAAGAGTCGGACCTTCGATGCACGTCTTGTGAAGAAGATTTGGGTTCCCGACGTCTTCTTTGTCCACTCTAAGCGTTCTTTTATCCATGACACAACCATGGAGAACATCATGCTGAGGGTTTATCCTGATGGTAATATTCTCTACAGTGTCag GATCACCGTGACGGCGCTTTGCTCAATGGACTTCAGCAGTTTCCCACTGGACACACAGAACTGCTCTCTGGAGCTGGAGAGCT ATGCTTACAATGAGAACGACCTGATGCTCTACTGGAAGAATGGGAACGATTCATTGAGGACTGACGAGATCGTGCTCTCACAGTTTTTCGTTGAAGACTTCCAGCCTTTTTTCGGGCTTGCCTTCTACAGCAGCACTG GTTGGTACAATCGGCTCTACATAAACTTCATTCTCAGGAGgcacatcttcttcttcatgcttCAGACGTACTTTCCTACCATGCTGATGGTGATGCTGTCCTGGGTGTCTTTTTGGATAGACAGGAGGGCCGTGCCTGCCCGTGTATCTCTGG GCATCACCACGGTTCTGACCATGTCTACCATCATCACTGGTGTCTCAGCCTCTATGCCACAGGTGTCTTACGTCAAAGCCGTAGACATCTACTTATGGGCAAgcttcctctttgtctttctgtctgtcatcGAGTACGCCGCTGTCAACTATTTCACCACagtggaggagatgaagaagcTCAAGAGGGCTAAG ATCCCCAGCTCCTACAATGCCACCCAGGCTATGGCGTTCGACGGCTGTTTCCATGACAATGAAATCgacctgacttctttcccagaGGCCTCCAGCACCCCGAATACAGAGAGGAACACCCAGTCTCGAAACTCTACTGTCTCTGGACCCACAGAGGGCACCAGGCTACGCCGAAAACACCCTGTTATACAAAACCTCAGCTTCATCATGAGCAACAGCTACATGATCGACTCCTACTCCAGAGTCATATTTCCCTTGGCATACCTTCTCTTCAACATCATTTACTGGAGTATGTATGCATAG